The DNA segment TCGCCTCGTTCTGGTCGCGCCTGGCCGCCCTCCGGGCAGGGGTCCCGGTGCTGATCACGACCGAACACGGCAAGGAGCCCTGGAAGACCTGGTGGCAGTCGCGGATCGACCGGTTCCTCAGTCGGCGCACGCATCACCACATCGCGGTTTCGGACGATATTCGGAATATCCGCATCGAGCGTGACGGGATAGATCCAGCCAGAATTACCCTGATTCCCAATGGAGTGCCTATCCCAAACCTCAAAGGCGCGGAGCAACTTCGCGCTGAACTGAGGACCGAACTAGGATTGGCGTCGGACGAGAAAGTGATCGGTTCAGTCGGCCGGGTGATTCATGCCAAAGCCTACCCCGATCTCCTCGCTGCATTCGTCCTCGCCCGTCGACTAGTGCCGGGGTTGCGGTGGCTGCAAATTGGGGACGGCCCGGACTTGGCGGATCT comes from the bacterium genome and includes:
- a CDS encoding glycosyltransferase, encoding MTGSLPLSGEPAHVVHVIGALNTGGAEKMLLNFLGAVDRARYRHTIVCLTARGDMAAEAEAMGVPVVLFPVRMRRLPLDVARFADWMRREDVRIVHSHMYFASFWSRLAALRAGVPVLITTEHGKEPWKTWWQSRIDRFLSRRTHHHIAVSDDIRNIRIERDGIDPARITLIPNGVPIPNLKGAEQLRAELRTELGLASDEKVIGSVGRVIHAKAYPDLLAAFVLARRLVPGLRWLQIGDGPDLADL